GGTTGGATACAGTTGAATTTTTCCTATGAACCCTTAGGAAAGAATCATATTTTTCCAATAAAGGTCAATTTTATTGGTGCACCCAGCTGATACACATTATAAGGAAGGGGTCATACTAGTTTCAATCCTAGAAATCCAACCACATAGAGGAAGACTCTTTTCAAGTTTCTTTGGATAAGAAGGCCTACAGTGGTACTCCCAGATCaggttttgtttgtttgcccAAGTGTTCATCAACTGCTTGGAGAAGTTGCACTGGATGTGGCCGAAGGTCGGTTGCTGAGTGATGCAAAGTGTACGGGAAATCATGCTGTTAGTCCAACCCATGTTCACCAATATGTAGTGTTTAACAATGTTTACTGCATTAGTAACTATTTTACAgtctttgcaaaaaaaattaaccatTTTACAGCTGTCaatggtgattttttttttctgcatcaGATAAGAAATTTGTTGCTAAATAAAGGAATTCTTGATATCAGGTTGCCATTGGCTCTTTCCAAAAGTTGGTTTTGGGAAACTTGACGCAGTGGATTATCTAGGTCAGCATTTCTTTATTTACGATTCTTTTTGTTTACTACCATTTTTGCTTCAAATTAATGCTAGTATAATTTACACTTGCAGCACTGGGAACCATATTTTCTTCAACAGACACTGTGTGCACTCTGCAGGTCCGTTGGGTGGTTACTTTCGAACTTCCTAGTGTTTTCTCAAACAATTGTATTTCAACGATCCATTTAATCTCTTGAGCTCAAACTCAGGTCATAAGTCAAGATGAGACACCCAGGTTGTACAGCTTGGTATTTGGTGAAGGAGTCGTCAATGATGCTACATCAGTGGTCCTATTCAATGCTATAAAGAACCTGGATATCAATAGGCTCAAACGCGGGGTGGTTTTAAAAGTTATCGCAGATTTCCTATATCTGTTTGCAACTAGTACCATCCTCGGAGCTACAGTAATGGCGTCATCTTTAACATCTCAATTCTTTGGTCTCTATTAATTATTGtgtttatatatttttcagaATCATTGCATCAAATCCCTTTTacacttttcttttctcgaaTGATATCAGATTGGGCTAGCCACTGCTTATGTTCTCAAAGCGCTGTATTTTGGTAGGTGAGTAGATGGCTACTATGTCCTGATTTGATTtatgttcatcttcttctctttacttttgaaattatttccTCGTTTTGCAGGCACTCAACTGATCGGGAAGTAGCCCTAATGGCTCTCATGGCTTATTTATCATACATGCTTGCAGAGGTAAGGCCATCAAATTTATTCTTGTTCGTTTAATATATATGTTCTTTGCGATGCACCTGAAAATGTGTTGACTTGGGCAGTTGCTAAGTCTGAGTGGGATTTTGACTGTGTTCTTTTGCGGCATCGTCATGTCCCATTACGCATGGCACAACGTAACGGAAAGCTCCCGAATCACGACAAGGTACTACTATGATGTTGCTTCTGTGTTTCTGGATTATCCGTACCTTTCGTTTAAATATTTGTCTGTATCACCTTCAAAATAAtatgtttgttttattttggtATGACCTATATCTAGCGAAACTTATGTTTATAGAAATAATCATATCTCCCATATGATGCAAGTGCAGGCACATTTTTGCAACATTATCATTCATCGCTGAGACATTTATCTTCCTTTATGTTGGAATGGATGCCCTTGATATTGATAAGTGGAAGACATCACAGGCAAGGTAAACAGCAGAGAAgccagctctctctctctctctctctctctctctgtgtcCAAGTATTTGTAATTTCTACTAAGTTACCTTAAAGCATTGTCTGAGAGGTataacttttttattttcccaGCTTCAAGACATCAATTGGCATCTTTGGTATCATCATTTCACTTGTTTTGCTGGGACGGGCCGCATTTGTTTTTCCTCTATCAATTCTGTCAAATTTCATGAGTGGGAATTCGGAAAAGGCACCGATCACATTCAAGCATCAGGTAACTGCTTCTGGGACACTGATTTTCATTCCTTCACTTAAAAATGTCAACTAAGAGGAGATTCAATCTTCTCTGGTAGAACATCCATTGAATTATCTACTCACAATTCTTTCAATCCCGCCAAGGTTGTGATTTGGTGGGCTGGGCTCATGAGGGGCGCCGTTTCAATTGCGCTGGCGTACAATCAGGTACAGCTGGACAGCTAGTGGTTATCCACGTGGATTTGATATGTGTACAAGAAGAGGTCAATATTGAGTTTTTGAACATATACATGCTTGCAGTTCACCTTTTCAGGTGTAACACTCGACCCAGTTCATGCAGCCGTCATCACCACTACAATTGTTGTAGTATTTTTCACCACTCTGGTACGTAGTATATCTTACCAAATCCCTCACCTTCAGCAATGCGATATTCTTAGAGTTAATTCAATATATGTCACTGCAATCCCTCGAGTTCGAAAACTGCCGCTGCAACAATTGTCGCCAGAACGGTGGACTGAtcgaatgtatttattttgtcaGGTTTCTTgaataatataataaaaatggATGTTTGCATCATTTTAATGCAGATGCAGAGGGTTTCAttctccttttcgaaaaaaatggCACTGCTATTTTATTCTTATCATTGGCATTGACAGGTTAATGGGAATTAAGAAAGCTGATACTGTTATACATACCCTTCATTCTTCCAGGTGTTTGGTTTCTTGACGAGGCCTCTGATAAGCGCAATGCTCCCACAACAGCGACACCGGGAGGGGACAGGAGGCCACATCACGAGCAGCAACTCCCCAAAGGATGAGTTTATTCTGCCGTTTCTTTCAGATGAAAACGCTCCAGGGAGTGAAAGTGGCATCAACCAAGCCAAGAGAAGCATATCGATGTTGCTAGAGAGACCCGTCCACATGGTACATATCCACTGGAGGAAGTTCGATGACAAGTTCATGAGACCAATATTCGGTGGACCGCTGTCGTACTGACAGCTCTCATGTGGATGTGGTAGAATAATTAGCGCATTACAACCCAAGTATGGTCAAGTGCAGGGAGACAGTTTGCACTTTGCAGCATATCTCTGAAGTATGCGTCTTTGTTAATTAGCTACTGTATGTCTAGTTTGTAACATCGAACAGTTCCAAGAAATTTCACCTTGAAGtttgtttcagttttggaaTCAGATTTTCACATGGCAACATATGGAAGTAGAAAAGGAAGCAGTCTTTAGTGCTTCTTCAGGGTGCACAAGGGCTTCCACAGCGTGTGCCAAATAGAGGTGTCAAATTGCTAATTTGTCATTTGGCACCGCATCCCTTCACTATGAATCCGTTGTCAAATTGTAAAAAGTGGGAACCGGAGCAAGTAGATGATCTAGTGCCAAATTgaaaaaaacaataaacaaTACGGAGAGAGAAGAGTGaaaagaggaaggagatgagaGATTGGGAGAGAAAAACCTGTTGGCGCGAAATTTGGGTCCCACCCAATAGCTATTTGGCTTTTAGCTACGTTGGCAAGAACTAGCAAATTTGGCACCGTCTCTTTGGCACATCATGGAGGCCCTAACCGAACCGAAATCAAATACCTAAAAAAAATGCCGCATTGAAATCAAAATTTCGGTTTTCTTGTTATTCAGTAAGCTGCTTGCAATTCGGTTTTCAGTTACAGTTCAGTACTAAAATAGCTAACTGTctgcaattaaaaaaaacaaatgataaAAATATTGAAAAACGTGTTTTATAAAAAAGTATACTTTTAATCTTCGAACTGTTGAAAGCGGTTTTGTGCACAGTTTTGCTCTTCCCCACACTATTGAGTTCATTTTGTCTTCCCCCTGGTCCCGATCCCATGGAAACATCTTCCTGACATGAAGAAATGAAACAATTAACAATGCTTTCTTTCTCAGAACAACAGTATTCAAATTTCCTAGGAACTCTGCCCTATTCAATACCAGAGTCCAAAATCGACCACAAATTGATGCCATGAAATCCTCCAAACCCCAAATTATCCGAGGGCAGGGGAAGTGAAGATGGCGACAGATGGTGTTGACAAGACGGAACGACCGCTTACCCTTCATCCAAGGAGGGTTCAGACCGAGGGTGTGAGCGCCTGAGGGGAAATGAACTCAAGAAGGAGTCGAGGGCAGATGGGGTCAACTGGTTAATCAACACAACGCCAGGGGCATGGTGATGTGGCAAACGGAAGGGAAAAACCAAGACATGTTTGGTGCCAATACCACTTCAGTCGGGTAGACGGACCATATTTGTGGCTGCTTGTGACAGTTCGAGGACTAAAATTATACGAAAAAAGTTGAGCGACATTTTGCGTACTTTTCAACAAGTTGAGATACGAAATAAAGTAGCTAATGGAGCATTTAATTGAGTTTCCATAGGCTCTTGACAGAATATTCGTCATAATAGACACATTTTATATTCATGTCAAACCTGTTAGCTGGTTAAATTATACACCGATATTTGTTGGTGATGTGATATTTGTGTTTTTATATATCGGCTCACTCTAACTGGGCAGTACACATGATAATTTAcccatatttatttttgcattgTATGGGACTTATCCATCTAAGAATATTTATAATTACCTTGGCGTTATTGTTACAATTTAATTTTCTGGTGGTGCGATACATGTACTTATATCAGATTATCTAATTGTCTGATACACACAATTATTTGGCAATATTATATTTTCCGTCGTACATGATTTATCCGTCCAAAAACATATCTTTTTATATCTCCATATTATTTTTAGCACGCCAGCAAAATCGGTGTCAACCGATGCCCCTCGAGGTCTGGATTCAAAAATATGTTTTGTTTCGGGGAAATAGAGCTCTAAACTTGTATATCTATGTattttttaattaattgtCTGTAGAGAGTATATTTGCAACATCTCAATTCTACATATCAAGTTATGTAGCGCATCAATCCTTAGCTAATTTTTGTAGTGGAAATTCCATGTATGATCACGTATGGTACCAAGTATTTATTGCTATAAATGTGAGCCTGTGGCAACCCTAATGATCTACTAATAATCACAAATGATAACATGACGCATTTACTTTAACTTAACTATATATGTAGAGTTTTAGATCTCGCAATTGAAGTCTAATTAAGTTAGGTGTGGACCGCCATACAATTGTGGAGGCACACATATATACCACATAACACTTTTTAGTGGAAATTCttagctaatttttttttttcatatttcattaaaaaataaatcaaattttCGATCCTATGTTTCATACCTTTACCAGTATATCTTTTTATTATGCATAAATGGTACAAACTGAAAGGTCGCTTCTGCCTCACCAGATGCCCCTCTCACAATTGGCTCAATGACAATTATTTGAGCCAAACACTAGTTTGGAAAACAACCCAATAATAAGGGAACACCAAATTCTGCAAGGGACCATTGATTATTGTGATCGCGGGTGGAAGTCGACACCATCCTTCGTCGAATGTTGTTATTATCCCCCTACCTCTCTTCCGAGGCTGGAAAAAGCCAAAACTCTCGGAACTCACATTTTGTCTAAGAGTTTAGGTTGGGAACACCACAGGGTCGAATACCCGTTGCATCCTTCTGGTTATAATGAATGGGGAGCTCAGGCCCTTAAGAAATATTCTATCCTTACAATAGGGAATAAGGAGAATGCAAACTATGTATGCACGGAGCTATTTACTTCTCTTTAGCAACTACTCGATCTCTGCCCCACTATTAAGATCTTTGTTAGAGAAGTGTGATCCTCACACCAACACATCTCTATTTTCTTGTGGTGAACGTACTATAACATTGCTCAATATGCACCAAATGACAGGGCTCCCTTTGGATGGAGACCCTTACCAAGAATATCTTCCTCCCACCCATGAGCTAGATCCTTCACTGTTGTTGTATCCCAATTTCGTGTCATGGCTTTTGGCTATCTGTAATCACTTGGGTTCCACTTTCTTTATCAATACCCATGCGGATGAGTATCGTCACGTGGCTTCTTCATTTTGTGGTTGTTGGTGGAGGGCCATGTATAAGTCCCTGGGTATTACTGATGGCGACCTGGACCACCATAGATCGCCAGATTTCCTTAACACCTACTGCTCTTGGTTCACTATATTATTCACTTCGGCTAATTAGCACACATCCCATTGGTCTTTATATAAAAAGAACTTGGTCAGTCCATTAGGTAATAATATACATCCAACATGTGCTAAAGAAATTTGGCGACCTATAGTGATCCAGGCTGCCATCACTAATACCCATGGACGTATACATGACCGTCCACCAACAACCACAAAACGACAAAGCCACACGGCCATAAATGCCATGGTTTCATCCGTTGGGGTATTGATAAAATGGCAGGGCAgacggctgccgcggcagggcaGAAGGTTGCCGCGGCAGGACAAGGGGCTCCGGCTGGCTTGATGGTTGCTGTGGCAGGGAGAGGTACTGCTGTTGCCGCGTCCAGACAGGCTGTTGTGGGGGCTGGTGTTTCTCAGGGTTCTGCCGTGGGTGCTGTGGCGGCAGGATGgctttctgccgcggcaggacaGGGGGTGAGTGCTGGGAGTAACGATGTTGCGGTTGCTAATCCTTTGGCTAAGGTTCGGTGTTTTCGTTGTGAGCAGAAGGGACACTACTGGTCGATGTGCACTGCTGTCCTTTGTGATTTTTGTGAGAAGGCGGATCATGTCTCAGCTGAGTGCGAGCTTCCTCGTTTGCCTAAACTTGCCGTGCGATCCTGTGGTACTGTGGCGGATGATTTGTTTTACTTTGAACTTCCtgaggaggcggtggtggttCCTAAGGCTGATAGCAATAGAAAGGGGCTGATTCAGGTTGAGGGTGGTTCGATGTCACAGGAACGGGTTGTGGCGGAGATGCAAAGGCTCATTCCGGTGTCTAACTTTCAGTGGGAGGTCACGGCTCAGGGGATCTCTGATTTTGTGGTTTTGTTTCCTACACGTGGTGAGTTGCAGAGGCTTGTCAGGGTTGGTGTGATCCAGGTTCCAAATTCGGAGTTGAGGTTCAGGGTGGATGAATGGACTTCATCTTCGACTGCAGCTTTTGAGTTTCATGATACGTGGGTTCATGTTGGTAATATTCCACGTGATCTTTTTAATTACAGGGCCATTTGGAGGCTAGGTACTTTGTTGGGTACTACACTTGATGTGGATATGCCTTTCTCTCGTCGCCATGGTGTGGCACGGGTTCGGGTCAGTGTTACTAATATTTCTGCTATTCCGTCGGGTACGGATCTTCGTCATGAGGGTCGTGGCTATAGACTCTCCTTTCTGGTGGAACCTTCAGAGGATGAGGctataaatgatgatgatgatggtgatgatggTAACAGGGATAGGCGTGATCCGGATAATAATGATGATATGGATGATGAGGTGTTAGATGTTATGAAAGATCTTGATAATAAAaagcgggaggaggagaggagatcTGGTAAGCGTTCCAAGCCATCTCAGGAGTTGCCGGTTGGGAATTTGGGAGGTTTGTCGTCTGCTCCACCGGTTATGCGTGGTTTGATTTTTCGGACGGGTTGTGCTACTGGTGTGGGCTTTCTTTCTCCGTTCAAGATGTTCCCGGAGCCCATTGTGTCGGAGGTGCTGGTGCCATCTTCTTCGGAGTTGGAGGTGCAGGTGGCACCTCCGTCGTCGGGGCTTGGGATGACCGAGGTGGTACAGGAGGCACCACCTTCGGCCGTTCTGTCCTGCTGCTCGCCGGCAGCTAGAGGCACCACCGGTGGCTGCTACGGCGTCGGCGGTCGTGGTGGTGCAGGAGGCACCGCCGGCTGCGGCTGTGTTGGCTGTCGCGCTGGCTTCTTTGCCGGCTGCCGCGGTAGTGCAGGAGGCACTGCCGGCAGCATTGGTGGTGCAGGAGGCACCACCGGATGCTGTTTCTTTGCCGGTTGTCGGGGTGGTGCAGGAGGCACCACCCATTGTGGCTCTCTGTCCGCCGGCAGAGCAGGTGGTGCATGAGGTGCCACCGCCCGCTGCAGCGTGcccgttggcggcggcggaggtgcaGGCGGCGCCTCTGCTTGCTGCCTCCGATTTTGGTGTTATTGATGTGCAGGTGCGGGTGGCCGAGGGAGAGGTCGTGGGTCCGCGAGCCGAGTCGCCGGTTCGTCGGTCGCCATCTCCGTCGTCCGTGCTGCCGCGGTCTGTGTCGCCTCCCTCACCGTCGGAGTTGAGCTTGAAGCTGGACTCGCCGGTGGAGTTTCCCCCAATACTGTCCTCGGTTGCAGGCCGTTGtgatgggggggggggcgatGACGAGGTGTTGGCTGCACCTCAGAGGGGTGCGGCTCCCGATGTTGGAGCGCGAGGGAGGCGTCGCGAGTACCCGCCGCCTTCACGTTTCAACGCGCGTCTAGCGGCCCAAGCTGACTCCGATGAGGCGATGATCAACAAGGCAACGCGACTTGCTAAAATCCGGAATCATGAAGCTGAAACAGGTATGAATGTGGAGCTTGAAAATTCTACTCTTTCTATTTCTGATGATGATATTGCTTCAAACATGTCTAGTTCAGGGGTTTCTTTAGGTATGGGTGCTAAAGAAATTTCTAGGACTATTCatttgattaaaaataatgaaatTGACCGGTTAGTGGCTAATTTACATGTTCTGTGTGCCAAGAAAATTGAGAGGTTTCCAGATACTTCTAGTTGTCTTTTGTTAGATTCGGCAGAACAGTTATGTCGTGACTTGtctgatgaggaggaagaggtcATGTGTGAGTCTCTTCCTTCTCGCTCTCGAGGGGTTGTTGTTGGAAAAAAGCAGACCAAGGTGGGGGCGTCCACGTGGTCGTGctataaaaattaaaaaacaagTTGTTACCTCATGAAAGGAATGTTCTGGAATAGTAGAGGTCTTCGTGACTTGGCTAAGCACGGTTTTTTGGCGGGTGTTGTTTGAGAGCATAATCTTGATTTTATCGTCCTCATGGAAACGGGACGATCATACTTCTCAACTGGCTTTCTTAATCATATCACGGGTGGATTAGATTTTATTTGGCACTGTCTCCCACCGAAGGGTCGTTTAGGAGGTATGTTGTTGGGGTTAAATGCGAATTCACTGGAGGTGCTGTCTGTCGATGCGGGCGACTTTTGTGTTAAGTTTAGCCTCAAATTGAAGTCTGACGGTTTTAGATGGGTGTTGGTAGCGGTTTATGGGGCTGCTCAACCTCAGTTTAAATCTGATTTTTTGACTGAGTTGGTCCAGTTCTGCTCGTCTGAAACTCTTCCTTTGTTGGTGGGCGGTGATTTTAATATTATCCGTAGACAGGAAGAGAAGTGTTTTGATGCCTTTCAGGAACGTTGGCCCTTTCTTTTCAATGCGATCATTGAGAGTTTGAACCTTCGTGAGATTGAACTTTCGGGTAGGCAGTTTACTTGGGCTAATAATCTCCCCATCCCGACTTACGAAAAATTGGATCAGGTTTTAATGAGTACGGAATGGGAGGCTAAATTTCCGCTTGTCTCGGTGCATGCTTTGCATCGGTCTCTTTCTAATCATTGTCCCTTGTTGTTAGATTCTGGGGATGCTGCTCATCTTGGTAATCAGGCTTGTTTTAGTTTTGAATTATCTTGGTTGTCGAAAGAAGGCTTTTCGAGACTATTGCAGCTGAGTGGAGGAAGGTTTCTCGGGGTCGGTTCGCTATTGAACGTTGGCAAAATCATATTAGACATATTAGACAATTTTTAAGGGGTTGGGCTAAAAATCTTAGCAGTGTTTTCAAGCTTGAGAGGGATCGCCTTCTGCGATTGGTAGAGGAATTAGATGTGCGGGCTGAGCTTGGTCCCTTGTCCTGTGATGATTGGGCGGCTAAGCGCCTCGCTGATGATCAGTTAGCGGCTTTGTATCGTGATGATGAGTCTAAATGGTCACAGAGGGCGAAAGTTAATAGTATCCGTAATGGTGATAATAATACGCGTTGCTTTCATTTGGTTGCTAATGGGAAGCATCGTAAGAAGCAAATTTTTCAGCTTGAGCAGCCAGAAGGTACGATTGTTGGTGATGAACAATTGAGACTGTATATCACCAATTATTACAAGCATTTGTTTGGTCCATCAGAGGCTAGTGCAGTTTCTATGGATGAATCAATGTTCGCTGACCTTGAGTGTGTTAGTCCGGAGGAGAATACCATTCTTACTGCGCCGTTTTCGGAGGAGGAAGTGCGTGAGGCGGTCTTTCAGATGAAGCCCAATAAGGCTTCGGGTCCTGATGGT
This is a stretch of genomic DNA from Brachypodium distachyon strain Bd21 chromosome 1, Brachypodium_distachyon_v3.0, whole genome shotgun sequence. It encodes these proteins:
- the LOC100839774 gene encoding sodium/hydrogen exchanger 4 — its product is MAAWWEEIVAAVSTSGPGGSSGTVVSICVFTAVLCLCLVAGHLLEENKWVNESITALIIGCIVGAFIFLLSKGRNSHILRFDEQLFFIYVLPPIIFNAGFQVKKKQFFHNFLTIMSFGVVGVFISVAIVSAGCHWLFPKVGFGKLDAVDYLALGTIFSSTDTVCTLQVISQDETPRLYSLVFGEGVVNDATSVVLFNAIKNLDINRLKRGVVLKVIADFLYLFATSTILGATIGLATAYVLKALYFGRHSTDREVALMALMAYLSYMLAELLSLSGILTVFFCGIVMSHYAWHNVTESSRITTRHIFATLSFIAETFIFLYVGMDALDIDKWKTSQASFKTSIGIFGIIISLVLLGRAAFVFPLSILSNFMSGNSEKAPITFKHQVVIWWAGLMRGAVSIALAYNQFTFSGVTLDPVHAAVITTTIVVVFFTTLVFGFLTRPLISAMLPQQRHREGTGGHITSSNSPKDEFILPFLSDENAPGSESGINQAKRSISMLLERPVHMVHIHWRKFDDKFMRPIFGGPLSY